In the genome of Sorangium aterium, one region contains:
- a CDS encoding hybrid sensor histidine kinase/response regulator translates to MRAEVGRVNILIVDDRPEQLLSLEAVLAPLGENLVKAASGREALRHLLQEEFAVILLDIKMPEIDGFETATLIRKRRSTLHTPIIFLTAHTERVYVERSYSLGAVDYIMTPFAPEVLRTKVSVFVDLFKKTQKIKLQAESLRAHAEQLQRLNRAALRINSALSLDAMVAAITEAARDVGGAHQAMTLVKLERPGERARTAVSLSERYTTFQKEAPPPIAGKLCALVCARNRPLRLTQRELSLHPEWLDNGGQRPPPRGYLAVPLTAADGQNIGSIQLSDRHDGEFSDDDETVLVQLAQLASIAIQNCVHAEAREANRLKDEFLATLSHELRSPLNAILGWTHLLRSEPFDEQRVSHGLEVIERNVAAQTKLIEDLLDVSRVTTGKLSISAAPMALAPVVETAIDAIRPAAEAKGLTIDVSLDPGIEVNGDADRLQQVVSNLTSNALKFTRPGDHILVSLRRAGATAELTVRDTGEGIAPDFLPLVFERFRQADSTSRRTHAGLGIGLSLVRHIVEIHGGSVVADSPGLHKGSTFVIRLPLLGVEPSSLPTLTREGRSRSLVCSESASNLGGLRVLLVEDDADARELLQEVLSQHHAEVTAVASAHEALAAFCVALPHVLVSDIAMPGEDGYELIRAIRRRPPQAGGDLPALALTAYARKEDQKRALDAGFHMHATKPIEPAALVAAVASLAARARAGDLPCARDRGSSEEINP, encoded by the coding sequence ATGAGGGCAGAAGTAGGCAGAGTCAACATCCTGATCGTTGACGACAGGCCTGAGCAGCTCCTCTCCCTGGAGGCGGTCCTCGCGCCGCTCGGCGAGAACCTCGTCAAGGCGGCGTCCGGCCGGGAAGCGCTTCGCCATCTCCTTCAGGAGGAGTTCGCGGTCATCCTCCTCGACATCAAGATGCCTGAGATAGATGGGTTCGAGACGGCGACGCTCATCCGCAAGCGGAGGAGTACGCTGCACACGCCGATCATCTTCCTGACGGCGCACACCGAGCGCGTCTATGTGGAGCGCAGCTATTCGCTCGGAGCGGTCGATTACATCATGACCCCGTTCGCCCCCGAGGTCCTCCGCACCAAGGTGTCTGTCTTCGTCGATCTCTTCAAGAAGACACAGAAGATCAAGCTCCAGGCGGAGTCGCTGCGCGCGCACGCGGAGCAGCTCCAGCGGCTCAACCGCGCCGCGCTCAGGATCAACTCGGCCCTGTCGCTCGACGCCATGGTCGCGGCGATCACGGAGGCGGCCCGCGACGTCGGCGGCGCCCATCAGGCGATGACGCTCGTGAAGCTGGAGCGACCCGGTGAGCGGGCGCGGACCGCGGTGTCGCTCTCGGAGCGGTACACGACGTTCCAGAAGGAGGCGCCTCCGCCGATCGCCGGCAAGCTGTGCGCGCTCGTCTGCGCCAGGAACAGGCCTCTCCGTTTGACGCAGCGAGAGCTCTCGCTGCACCCGGAGTGGCTGGACAACGGCGGGCAGCGGCCGCCGCCGCGGGGGTACCTCGCGGTGCCCCTCACCGCGGCCGACGGCCAGAACATCGGGAGCATCCAGCTCTCGGATCGGCACGACGGCGAGTTCTCCGACGACGACGAGACCGTCCTCGTGCAGCTCGCGCAGCTCGCTTCCATCGCCATCCAGAACTGCGTGCACGCCGAGGCGCGCGAGGCGAACCGCCTGAAGGACGAGTTCCTCGCCACGCTCTCCCACGAGCTGCGCAGCCCGCTCAACGCGATCCTCGGCTGGACGCACCTCCTGCGGTCCGAGCCGTTCGATGAGCAGCGGGTGTCCCATGGGCTCGAGGTGATCGAGCGCAACGTGGCCGCGCAGACGAAGCTCATCGAGGATCTCCTCGACGTCTCGCGGGTCACGACGGGCAAGCTGAGCATCAGCGCCGCGCCGATGGCGCTCGCGCCCGTCGTGGAGACCGCCATCGACGCGATCCGCCCCGCCGCCGAGGCGAAGGGGCTCACGATCGACGTCTCGCTCGACCCCGGCATCGAGGTGAACGGCGACGCGGATCGGCTGCAGCAGGTCGTCTCGAACCTCACGTCCAACGCGCTCAAGTTCACGCGTCCCGGGGACCATATCCTCGTCTCCCTCCGGCGGGCCGGCGCGACGGCGGAGCTCACGGTGCGCGACACGGGGGAGGGCATCGCGCCGGATTTCCTCCCGCTCGTCTTCGAGCGCTTCCGCCAGGCCGACAGCACGAGCCGCAGGACGCACGCGGGCCTCGGCATCGGGCTGTCCCTTGTGCGCCATATCGTCGAGATCCACGGCGGCTCGGTCGTGGCCGACAGCCCTGGGTTGCACAAAGGATCGACGTTCGTGATCCGGCTCCCGCTCCTCGGGGTCGAGCCCAGCTCGCTCCCGACGCTGACGAGGGAGGGCCGGTCGCGCTCGCTCGTGTGCTCGGAGTCCGCGTCCAATCTCGGCGGGCTGCGCGTCCTGCTCGTCGAGGACGACGCGGACGCGAGGGAGCTCCTTCAGGAGGTGCTGTCCCAGCACCACGCCGAGGTGACGGCCGTGGCTTCGGCTCACGAGGCGCTCGCGGCGTTCTGCGTGGCTCTCCCGCACGTGCTCGTGAGTGATATCGCCATGCCGGGCGAGGACGGCTATGAGCTCATCCGCGCCATCCGGCGGCGCCCGCCGCAGGCCGGCGGCGATCTGCCCGCGCTGGCCCTGACGGCCTATGCTCGCAAGGAGGACCAGAAGCGCGCGCTCGACGCCGGCTTCCACATGCACGCCACGAAGCCGATCGAGCCCGCCGCCCTCGTGGCCGCCGTGGCCAGCCTCGCGGCCCGGGCCCGCGCCGGCGACCTCCCCTGCGCCCGGGACCGAGGATCGAGCGAGGAGATCAACCCGTGA
- a CDS encoding GAF domain-containing protein: MKLLCKPADERTPRAQVLKVDIDAYAALPDAERRAVHLRLGRMAEARSQRERSDEALFEAAHHLNLGAPLIVEPRERAALAAMNLAAGRKARERGATPAAADLFEAGIAALPDGSFKRDHEIAFSLHAEAAECAHLGGRLDRAESLLDVLAAEARSDLERARAYELRIAVYTTQGRLDEAVALGKTALAMLGVPLPEDGPGRKAAADAELAAARVALGTRRLKDLLDEPEASDARTRAALRLLMALMLPAATVNPPLCTFIAARQVNLSLERGHGGASSYGYMAYAWVAARVLRRYDEAYELGQLAIEMNERSGQPELSCRLRVVLGAHISVFTDHLLSSLDLFQAALEAGHRTGDLTYLSQACVHTALVRFGLGDECEAVRAEVDGFLSVVRRAREELAILALAGVRRALDDLMDATRAGTSRPPSHGDLDDAGDEAKLSAPAYGAAARVHYALRQQICFLNEDHEGALRMGSLAEAKMQGGVDDHLATEVFFYTCLTLLSPTLARGRQLSTVSVASYRDRFSEWAERCPDNYRHKHLLLRAESARAAGEELAAMKLYDQAIESAKVNGFVRDEALASELCAKFHLASGRERIAHVYMADAHEGYLRWGAAAKARQLSRKYPHLVARAALLGQQSRPPESALPASTERPTPLDAFALLRVSRAICGELVPERLFERLLRALSESAGAQRAVLLLARDGALTVEAELDGDRGGVRVGPPTPLEAADLAASVVQHVALTQQPVALASAAMDERFADDPYLLEGGLRSILCLAMTHQGRLTGVLYAENGANAGAFRAGQVELCGLLASQAAVAVHNALRYRDAQSTSRELRRCNEALVEEVARLTEELRACNRDASPTSELRRCHEAR; the protein is encoded by the coding sequence ATGAAGTTGCTCTGCAAGCCCGCTGACGAGCGCACGCCGCGTGCGCAGGTGCTGAAGGTCGACATCGACGCCTACGCCGCCCTCCCTGACGCGGAGCGGCGCGCGGTCCACCTGCGCCTCGGGCGCATGGCCGAGGCGCGATCGCAGCGCGAGCGCTCGGACGAGGCGCTCTTCGAGGCCGCGCACCACCTGAACCTCGGCGCGCCCTTGATCGTAGAGCCGCGCGAGCGGGCGGCGCTCGCCGCGATGAACCTCGCCGCGGGCCGCAAGGCGAGGGAGCGGGGCGCGACCCCGGCGGCCGCCGATCTCTTCGAGGCCGGGATCGCGGCGCTGCCGGACGGGAGCTTCAAGCGAGACCACGAGATTGCCTTCTCGCTGCATGCGGAGGCGGCCGAGTGCGCGCACCTCGGCGGTCGGCTCGATCGCGCGGAGTCGCTGCTCGACGTGCTCGCCGCGGAGGCGCGCTCCGATCTCGAGCGGGCCAGGGCGTACGAGCTGCGCATCGCCGTGTACACCACCCAGGGCCGGCTGGATGAGGCGGTGGCGCTCGGAAAGACGGCCCTCGCGATGCTCGGCGTCCCCCTCCCCGAGGACGGGCCGGGGCGCAAGGCGGCCGCGGACGCAGAGCTCGCGGCCGCGCGCGTCGCGCTCGGCACGCGCCGGCTCAAGGATCTGCTCGACGAGCCGGAGGCGTCGGACGCCCGGACCCGCGCGGCGCTCCGGCTCCTCATGGCCCTCATGCTCCCCGCCGCGACGGTGAACCCGCCGCTCTGCACGTTCATCGCGGCCAGGCAGGTCAACCTGTCGTTGGAGCGCGGCCACGGCGGAGCTTCCTCGTACGGCTACATGGCCTACGCCTGGGTCGCGGCGCGGGTGCTCCGCCGTTACGACGAGGCGTACGAGCTCGGGCAGCTCGCGATCGAGATGAACGAGAGGTCCGGACAGCCCGAGCTCTCCTGCCGGCTGCGCGTCGTGCTCGGGGCCCACATCAGCGTCTTCACCGATCACCTCCTTTCGAGCCTCGATCTCTTCCAGGCCGCCCTCGAGGCGGGGCACAGGACGGGCGATCTCACCTACCTGTCCCAGGCGTGCGTCCACACCGCGCTCGTTCGATTCGGGCTCGGCGACGAGTGCGAGGCGGTGCGGGCCGAGGTCGACGGGTTTCTCTCGGTCGTGCGGCGCGCGCGGGAGGAGCTCGCCATCCTCGCGCTGGCCGGGGTGCGCCGCGCGCTCGACGACCTGATGGACGCGACGCGCGCCGGCACGTCACGCCCGCCCAGCCACGGCGATCTCGACGACGCAGGGGATGAAGCGAAGCTCTCGGCGCCAGCATACGGCGCCGCCGCGCGCGTCCACTACGCGCTGCGGCAGCAGATCTGCTTCCTGAACGAGGACCACGAGGGGGCGCTGCGGATGGGCTCGCTGGCCGAGGCGAAAATGCAGGGCGGCGTCGACGATCACCTCGCGACCGAGGTGTTCTTCTACACCTGCCTGACGCTGCTCTCGCCCACGCTGGCGCGCGGCCGGCAGCTGAGCACCGTCTCGGTGGCGAGCTACCGGGATCGGTTCTCGGAGTGGGCCGAGCGGTGCCCGGACAACTACCGTCACAAACACCTCCTCCTCCGCGCGGAGTCCGCGCGCGCCGCCGGCGAGGAGCTCGCGGCGATGAAGCTCTACGATCAAGCGATCGAGTCGGCGAAGGTGAACGGCTTCGTCCGGGACGAGGCGCTCGCCAGCGAGCTCTGCGCGAAGTTCCACCTGGCGAGCGGCAGGGAGAGGATCGCCCACGTCTACATGGCCGACGCCCACGAGGGCTATCTGCGGTGGGGCGCGGCGGCCAAAGCGCGACAGCTGTCGCGAAAATACCCGCACCTCGTCGCGCGCGCCGCGCTCCTCGGGCAGCAGAGCCGTCCGCCGGAGTCCGCGCTCCCGGCGAGCACGGAGCGCCCCACGCCGCTCGACGCGTTCGCCCTCCTCCGCGTCTCGCGCGCGATCTGCGGAGAGCTCGTCCCGGAGCGCCTCTTCGAGCGGCTCCTCCGGGCCCTGAGCGAGAGCGCGGGGGCGCAGCGCGCCGTGCTGCTCCTGGCGCGCGACGGCGCGCTGACCGTCGAGGCCGAGCTCGACGGCGACCGCGGAGGGGTCCGCGTCGGACCTCCGACGCCGCTCGAGGCCGCCGATCTCGCCGCCAGCGTCGTCCAGCACGTCGCCCTGACACAGCAGCCGGTCGCCCTCGCCAGCGCGGCCATGGACGAGCGGTTCGCGGACGACCCTTACCTGCTCGAGGGCGGCCTTCGATCGATCCTGTGCCTCGCCATGACGCATCAGGGCCGCCTCACGGGCGTGCTCTACGCGGAGAACGGCGCGAACGCTGGCGCGTTCCGCGCCGGCCAGGTCGAGCTCTGCGGCCTCCTCGCGTCGCAGGCGGCGGTAGCCGTGCACAACGCGCTGCGCTATCGCGACGCTCAGAGCACCTCGCGCGAGCTCCGTCGCTGCAACGAGGCCCTCGTCGAAGAGGTCGCTCGCCTCACCGAGGAGCTCCGCGCCTGCAACCGCGACGCTAGCCCCACGAGCGAGCTGCGGCGCTGCCACGAGGCGCGCTAG
- a CDS encoding gluconokinase translates to MIVLVMGVSGAGKTTVGARLARELGWELVDADDFHPAANIEKMRSGKPLDDRDRAPWIAALTARIRQLLDEGRGAVIACSALKAAYRAQLLVDPARMRLVHLTGDPALIAARLSARKDHFMPAGLLATQLAALEPPEDAIRVDISGTPEEIVAAIRRALGV, encoded by the coding sequence GTGATCGTGCTCGTGATGGGCGTGAGCGGCGCCGGAAAGACGACGGTCGGGGCGCGCCTTGCGCGCGAGCTCGGATGGGAGCTCGTCGACGCGGACGACTTCCACCCCGCCGCCAACATCGAGAAGATGCGCTCCGGCAAGCCGCTGGACGATCGGGACCGCGCGCCGTGGATCGCAGCGCTCACCGCGCGCATCCGCCAGCTCCTCGACGAGGGGCGCGGCGCCGTGATCGCCTGCTCGGCGCTCAAGGCGGCGTACCGCGCGCAGCTGCTCGTCGACCCCGCGCGGATGCGCCTCGTGCACCTGACCGGCGATCCCGCGCTGATCGCCGCGCGCCTCTCGGCGCGCAAGGATCACTTCATGCCCGCCGGCCTCCTCGCGACGCAGCTCGCGGCGCTGGAGCCGCCCGAGGACGCGATCCGCGTCGACATCAGCGGCACCCCCGAGGAGATCGTCGCCGCCATCCGCCGCGCGCTCGGCGTGTGA
- a CDS encoding serpin family protein, with amino-acid sequence MRSSPIPVVLLPFSLLCAGCSSAGAEREPQPSPSGCADPGTAGCVVASDRQRARAPRVSEADARELALGNTAFALELYRRIGAAPGNLFCSPYSVSSALAMAYAGARGETAEQMARALRFTLPQARLHPAFNALDLALARRGEGADGQDGKGFRLHVANAIWGQVGSAFVPSFLDVLAESYGAGLHVVDFVQAPDEARGIINGWVAERTEDRIEDILPEGALGPSTRLVLTNAIYFNAAWQFPFEEEETTPGSFTLADGSTVSVPMMANHAQVRYGEGDGYEALELPYDGGELSMVLVLPPELATFEAGLDQARLDGVLASLGSRSVTMTLPRFKIVSTLDLAPPLEDLGMPAAFSDGADFSGIDGQGGLFITDVLHKAFVSVNEAGTEAAAATAVVIGETSAPEPATIRFDRPFLFVIRDRATSAILFVGRVADPSR; translated from the coding sequence ATGCGTAGTTCTCCGATCCCTGTGGTCCTGTTGCCATTTTCCCTCCTCTGCGCCGGTTGTTCCTCTGCCGGCGCAGAGCGGGAGCCGCAGCCCTCGCCGTCCGGGTGCGCCGATCCGGGCACCGCGGGCTGCGTCGTCGCCTCGGACAGGCAGCGGGCCCGCGCACCTCGGGTATCGGAGGCCGACGCCAGGGAGCTCGCCCTCGGCAACACGGCGTTCGCGCTCGAGCTCTACCGCCGGATCGGCGCCGCGCCGGGCAACCTCTTCTGTTCGCCGTACAGCGTGTCGAGCGCGCTGGCGATGGCGTACGCTGGCGCGCGCGGGGAAACGGCGGAGCAGATGGCGCGCGCGCTGCGCTTCACGCTGCCGCAAGCGCGGCTCCACCCGGCGTTCAACGCGCTCGATCTGGCGCTCGCGCGCCGCGGAGAGGGCGCCGACGGGCAGGACGGCAAGGGGTTCCGGCTCCACGTGGCCAACGCGATCTGGGGGCAGGTCGGCTCCGCGTTCGTGCCGTCGTTCCTCGACGTGCTGGCGGAGAGCTACGGGGCCGGGCTGCATGTCGTCGACTTCGTCCAGGCGCCCGACGAGGCGCGGGGGATCATCAATGGCTGGGTGGCCGAGCGCACCGAGGACCGCATCGAGGACATCCTGCCCGAAGGCGCCCTCGGGCCCTCGACCCGGCTCGTGCTGACGAACGCCATCTACTTCAACGCTGCGTGGCAGTTTCCGTTCGAGGAGGAGGAGACGACCCCGGGGAGCTTCACGCTGGCGGACGGCTCCACGGTGTCCGTGCCGATGATGGCCAACCATGCGCAGGTCCGTTATGGCGAGGGCGACGGCTACGAGGCGCTGGAGCTGCCCTACGACGGCGGCGAGCTGTCGATGGTGCTCGTGCTCCCGCCGGAGCTCGCGACCTTCGAGGCGGGGCTCGACCAGGCGCGGCTGGATGGCGTCCTCGCCTCCCTCGGATCGCGGAGCGTCACGATGACGCTGCCGAGGTTCAAGATCGTCTCGACCCTGGATCTCGCCCCGCCGCTCGAGGATCTGGGGATGCCCGCCGCCTTCTCCGATGGCGCGGATTTTTCGGGGATCGACGGCCAGGGCGGCCTGTTCATCACCGATGTGCTCCACAAAGCGTTCGTCTCCGTGAACGAGGCGGGCACCGAGGCGGCGGCGGCGACGGCGGTGGTCATCGGCGAGACGTCGGCGCCCGAGCCTGCCACCATCCGCTTCGACCGCCCGTTCCTCTTCGTCATCCGGGATCGCGCGACGAGCGCGATCCTGTTCGTCGGCCGCGTGGCCGACCCGTCCAGGTAG
- a CDS encoding methyltransferase family protein, protein MNGAVLYDLAMRLPLAVLMLYNALFVGRDIHAHLFLWSGPRGLTYGTTVASLVATEAYLLLVAAFTLVRLRPVRKLSGVVPRITALAAGLLPASIAWLPKAPPMPGRQAAGTLLIIAGMALAVVSIGWLGKSFSVMPEARRLITGGPYRLVRHPVYLATLIQGTGIILIYPSMAAILIYTVEMILQIIRMGYEERVLRDTFPEYDDYARRTSARLVPRLY, encoded by the coding sequence ATGAATGGCGCGGTGCTCTACGATCTCGCGATGCGGCTGCCGCTCGCCGTCCTCATGCTTTATAACGCCCTGTTCGTCGGGCGCGATATCCATGCTCACCTGTTTCTCTGGAGCGGGCCCAGGGGGCTCACGTACGGGACGACGGTGGCATCGCTCGTGGCCACCGAGGCCTACCTGCTGCTCGTCGCGGCGTTCACGCTCGTTCGCCTCCGCCCTGTACGCAAGCTGAGCGGCGTCGTACCTCGCATCACCGCGCTCGCCGCCGGCCTGCTGCCGGCGAGCATCGCATGGCTGCCCAAGGCCCCGCCGATGCCCGGTCGTCAAGCGGCGGGCACGCTGCTCATCATCGCTGGAATGGCGCTCGCCGTGGTCAGCATCGGGTGGCTGGGCAAGTCGTTCAGCGTCATGCCCGAGGCGCGACGCCTCATCACCGGCGGCCCCTACCGGCTCGTGCGCCACCCGGTCTATCTGGCCACCTTGATCCAGGGGACGGGTATCATCTTGATCTATCCGTCCATGGCCGCGATCCTGATCTACACGGTCGAGATGATCCTGCAGATCATCCGCATGGGATACGAGGAGCGCGTGCTGCGCGACACCTTCCCGGAATACGACGACTACGCGCGCCGGACGTCCGCGCGGCTCGTCCCCCGCCTCTACTGA
- a CDS encoding SemiSWEET transporter → MKPEAVTALGLVAATLTTVSFLPQVLRTVRTRDTRSISVGMYAAFVTGVGLWLIYGLLMQDVPIVVANAITFVLSGIVFLLKLRYG, encoded by the coding sequence ATGAAGCCAGAAGCAGTGACCGCTCTCGGGCTCGTCGCGGCGACCCTCACCACGGTCTCCTTTCTTCCTCAGGTGCTGCGCACCGTGCGCACACGCGACACACGGTCGATCTCCGTCGGCATGTACGCGGCGTTCGTCACCGGCGTAGGCCTGTGGCTCATTTACGGCCTGCTCATGCAGGACGTGCCCATCGTCGTCGCGAACGCGATCACCTTCGTGCTCTCGGGCATCGTGTTCCTCCTCAAGCTCCGATACGGCTGA
- the pdxR gene encoding MocR-like pyridoxine biosynthesis transcription factor PdxR yields the protein MPWELALAVDPTAPQPIFLQIARALADDIRRGRLRAGAELPGSRALARSLSVHRNTVLAAYRELAAEGWIEASAARGTFVSAELPAPSPRRFARRAAARAEVPARLGFDLGATSLRRVHIPPPGTLRMTGGLPDMRLVPTAALARAYRRALHAGSNRLLDYADPRGDERLRAALAAMLSAVRGLAAGPESVLVTRGSQMALDLVSRALIAPGDAVAVESYGYRPAWEALRLAGARLLPVPVDAAGLSVDALSELAERERLRAVYVTPHHQYPTTAVLAPGRRIALLELCRARRIAILEDDYDHEFHYDGRPVLPLASADTAGVVVYIGTLSKILAPGLRIGFVVAPEPLIERLSLHRTFVDRQGDHAVERAVAELLEDGEVQRHAQRARRAYRARRDLLVASLRARLPDALDFAVPAGGMALWAKVDAAIDTDAWAERALARKVAFSAGRRFAFDGKKRPYLRLGFAALDEREISDAVERMVEAL from the coding sequence ATGCCCTGGGAGCTCGCCCTCGCCGTCGATCCCACCGCGCCACAGCCGATCTTCCTGCAGATCGCGCGCGCCCTCGCCGACGACATCCGCCGCGGCCGGCTCCGCGCCGGCGCCGAGCTGCCGGGCAGCCGCGCGCTCGCGCGGTCCCTGTCGGTCCATCGCAACACCGTCCTCGCCGCGTACCGCGAGCTCGCCGCCGAGGGCTGGATCGAGGCCAGCGCCGCGCGCGGCACCTTCGTCTCGGCGGAGCTGCCGGCGCCGTCGCCCCGCCGCTTCGCCCGGCGCGCCGCCGCGCGGGCAGAGGTGCCGGCGCGGCTCGGCTTCGACCTCGGCGCGACCTCGCTCCGGCGCGTGCACATCCCCCCGCCCGGCACGCTCCGCATGACCGGCGGCCTCCCCGACATGCGCCTCGTCCCGACCGCGGCGCTCGCGCGCGCCTACCGCCGCGCGCTGCACGCCGGGTCGAATCGGCTGCTCGACTACGCCGATCCGCGCGGCGACGAGCGCCTCCGCGCCGCCCTCGCCGCGATGCTCTCGGCGGTGCGCGGCCTCGCCGCCGGGCCGGAGTCGGTCCTCGTCACGCGCGGCAGCCAGATGGCGCTCGACCTCGTCTCGCGCGCCCTGATCGCGCCGGGCGACGCGGTCGCCGTCGAGTCCTACGGCTACCGCCCGGCGTGGGAGGCGCTCCGCCTCGCCGGCGCGCGGCTCCTCCCGGTGCCGGTCGACGCCGCGGGCCTCTCCGTCGACGCGCTCTCGGAGCTCGCCGAGCGAGAGCGCCTGCGCGCCGTCTACGTCACACCGCACCACCAGTACCCCACGACCGCGGTGCTCGCGCCCGGCAGGCGCATCGCGCTCCTCGAGCTCTGCCGGGCCCGCCGGATCGCGATCCTCGAGGACGACTACGATCACGAGTTCCACTACGACGGCCGCCCGGTGCTGCCGCTCGCCAGCGCGGACACGGCCGGCGTCGTCGTCTACATCGGCACCTTGTCGAAGATCCTCGCCCCCGGGCTCCGGATCGGCTTCGTGGTCGCCCCGGAGCCGCTGATCGAGCGGCTCTCCCTCCACCGCACCTTCGTCGACCGGCAAGGCGATCACGCCGTGGAGCGCGCCGTCGCCGAGCTCCTCGAGGACGGCGAGGTGCAGCGCCACGCGCAGCGCGCGCGCCGCGCCTACCGGGCGCGGCGCGATCTGCTCGTCGCGTCGCTGCGCGCACGGCTCCCCGACGCGCTCGACTTCGCCGTGCCAGCAGGCGGCATGGCCCTGTGGGCCAAGGTGGACGCCGCGATCGACACGGACGCCTGGGCCGAGCGCGCGCTCGCGCGGAAGGTGGCGTTCTCGGCGGGGCGGCGGTTCGCGTTCGACGGCAAGAAGCGCCCCTACCTGCGGCTCGGGTTCGCGGCGCTGGACGAGCGAGAGATCAGCGATGCGGTGGAGAGGATGGTCGAGGCGCTGTGA
- a CDS encoding GNAT family N-acetyltransferase, producing the protein MERAEAEAFLGLAEVVHLASTTAEGEPVLRTVHGVVLRGAIAFHGAPVGEKTEAVGRPAVVSCEQVVASIPSYFTDPERACPATTLYRSAQAHGMIERVDDPDHKAEVLEALMQKYQPEGGYTPLDASSPLYRKAIAGILVLAVPLSRLDGKAKLSQNRTPEERARILTKLWERGAPGDPAAIELLRAACPDTPVPAFLQAPAGCVLSCALGPRDVAEAVDLLEGGYWNQGVPREAIGRAQLGSSAWVGARDAAGRLVATARAISDGSRRAWVYDVMVAPSLRGRGVGEAVVRLLLGHPAVRGVSHVHLGTQDAHTFYARFGFRDRAELPPRPFTSTEMQLIRA; encoded by the coding sequence ATGGAGAGGGCGGAGGCCGAGGCGTTCCTCGGGCTCGCGGAGGTGGTCCACCTGGCGTCGACGACGGCGGAGGGCGAGCCGGTCTTGAGGACGGTGCACGGCGTCGTGCTCCGGGGCGCGATCGCGTTCCACGGCGCGCCCGTGGGCGAGAAGACCGAGGCCGTCGGCCGGCCCGCGGTGGTGTCGTGCGAGCAGGTCGTCGCGTCGATCCCGAGCTACTTCACCGATCCGGAGCGGGCGTGCCCGGCGACGACGCTCTACCGGAGCGCGCAGGCCCACGGGATGATCGAGCGCGTGGACGATCCGGACCACAAGGCCGAGGTGCTGGAGGCGCTGATGCAGAAGTACCAGCCCGAGGGCGGGTACACGCCGCTCGACGCGTCGAGCCCGCTCTACCGCAAGGCGATCGCCGGCATCCTCGTGCTCGCGGTCCCGCTGTCGCGGCTCGACGGCAAGGCGAAGCTCTCGCAGAACCGGACGCCCGAGGAGCGGGCGCGGATCCTCACGAAGCTCTGGGAGCGGGGTGCGCCGGGCGATCCCGCGGCGATCGAGCTGCTCCGCGCCGCTTGCCCGGACACGCCGGTGCCCGCGTTCCTGCAGGCGCCGGCGGGCTGCGTGCTCTCGTGCGCGCTCGGCCCGCGCGACGTGGCGGAGGCGGTCGATCTGCTGGAGGGCGGCTACTGGAACCAGGGCGTGCCGCGCGAGGCGATCGGCCGGGCGCAGCTCGGCTCGTCGGCGTGGGTGGGCGCGCGCGACGCGGCGGGCCGGCTCGTGGCGACGGCGCGGGCGATCAGCGACGGGAGCAGGCGCGCGTGGGTGTACGACGTGATGGTCGCGCCCTCGCTGCGCGGCCGCGGCGTGGGCGAGGCGGTGGTGCGTCTGCTGCTCGGGCACCCGGCGGTCCGAGGCGTGAGCCATGTCCACCTGGGCACCCAGGACGCGCACACGTTCTACGCGAGGTTCGGGTTCCGCGACCGCGCGGAGCTGCCGCCGCGGCCGTTCACGTCGACGGAGATGCAGCTCATCCGTGCGTGA